One part of the Rutidosis leptorrhynchoides isolate AG116_Rl617_1_P2 chromosome 1, CSIRO_AGI_Rlap_v1, whole genome shotgun sequence genome encodes these proteins:
- the LOC139886660 gene encoding protein FAR1-RELATED SEQUENCE 5-like yields the protein MECTGCRAKVRFDRVYGTDTFVLADFEEQHNHELLPIEYRHLSKKERQMRYAEKLFVYHSTVSNIGPTKAYEVYSNMKWSEKNVHGTVIDFRNWKRDFHVFINATDSQMLVNKMEERKKYVPGFSFEYKLEKSQLHSIFWADEVAKCNYKEFSDVISFDATYRTNRYNLKFVPFTGIDNHRRCVTVAAAMIRDETAESYKWLLNCFMKTFGKEPNMIVTDQDKSMAIAIKEVFKTAKHRLCMWHIMRKVPSKIQEANPNIEDKQEKDFKKRFDKIVWNMYIEPTVFEEKWEKLMDDFSLKNDSWFKYMFDIRSSWIPAYFIETEMFGLMRTTSRSESENAFFHTLQDLHQIC from the exons ATGGAATGCACAGGATGTAGGGCTAAAGTTAGATTCGACCGGGTGTATGGAACAGATACTTTCGTTCTTGCTGACTTTGAAGAACAACATAATCATGAGTTGCTACCGATAGAATACAGACATTTAAGTAAAAAGGAAAGACAAATGAGGTATGCAGAGAAGTTGTTTGTATACCATTCGACGGTATCAAATATTGGTCCAACAAAGGCATACGAAGTTTACAGCAATATGAAATGGTCTGAAAAAAATGTTCATGGAACTGTAATTGACTTCAGAAACTGGAAACGAGATTTTCATGTGTTTATCAATGCAACTGATTCTCAAATGCTCGTTAACAAAATGGAAGAAAGGAAAAAATATGTTCCTGGTTTTTCATTTGAGTACAAGCTTGAAAAAAGTCAATTACATTCCATTTTCTGGGCAGATGAAGTTGCAAAGTGCAACTACAAGGAGTTTAGTGATGTTATCTCATTTGATGCAACATATAGAACTAACAG GTACAACCTCAAGTTTGTACCATTTACTGGAATAGATAACCACCGTAGGTGTGTCACTGTTGCTGCGGCAATGATCAGGGATGAAACAGCTGAGAGTTACAAATGGCTACTTAATTGCTTCATGAAGACATTCGGGAAAGAGCCAAACATGATTGTGACAGATCAGGATAAATCAATGGCGATAGCCATAAAAGAGGTCTTTAAGACGGCAAAGCATAGACTATGCATGTGGCACATTATGAGGAAGGTGCCATCAAAG ATTCAAGAAGCAAATCCTAATATTGAAGACAAACAAGAAAAAGACTTCAAGAAGAGATTTGATAAAATTGTGTGGAATATGTACATAGAACCaactgtttttgaagaaaaatgGGAAAAGTTGATGGACGATTTTTCATTGAAGAATGACAGTtggttcaaatatatgtttgatattAGATCAAGTTGGATACCAGCATATTTCATCGAGACTGAAATGTTTGGTTTGATGCGAACTACTTCAAGATCAGAGAGTGAAAATGCTTTTTTTCACACTTTACAAGATCTGcatcaaatctgttga
- the LOC139886670 gene encoding uncharacterized protein, which yields MKKNPKLLTLLRIEKHASKVYTNTIFLIIQQEIVAALYKCSLDKMDKEEYTEIFVVKEKLKKRKECSNEGKKNEGSNEGKKDKGSSMEDKREGSNEEKEFFKYKNDNIDEIPEKYIMRRWRRDIIPPELRSRRNRYGNENIAVQNSINEITSVVDDCVELIGQDETMLQVLLEKVKMVKKEVEAQVPKQFKKKDDVIQEMVGVSKPNSLDIQNPPVGRYKGCGKDKRLMSGKEKGILESKKRKITCSNCGSHEHNCSCDYIL from the exons ATGAAGAAAAACCCAAAATTATTAACGTTGCTAAGAATTGAAAAACATGCATCGAAGGTATACACGAATACAATTTTTCTGATTATTCAACAAGAGATTGTTGCAGCTTTGTATAAATGTTCGTTGGATAAAATGGACAAAGAGGAATACACAGAAATATTTGTTGTTAAAGAGAAATTGAAAAAGAGAAAGGAATGCTCGAATGAAGGGAAGAAAAATGAAGGTTCGAATGAAGGGAAAAAAGATAAAGGCTCAAGTATGGAGGATAAAAGGGAAGGCTCGAATGAAGAAAAAGAGTTCTTCAAATACAAG AACGATAATATAGATGAAATCCCTGAAAAATACATAATGAGGCGTTGGAGAAGGGATATAATACCACCAGAGTTAAGATCAAGGAGAAACAGATATGGCAACGAAAACATTGCTGTTCAAAATTCTATTAATGAAATCACATCAGTTGTTGATGATTGTGTTGAACTAATTGGGCAGGATGAAACGATGCTACAAGTGCTTCTTGAAAAAGTTAAAATGGTGAAGAAAGAAGTTGAGGCTCAAGTGCCAAAACAGTTTAAGAAAAAAGATGATGTCATACAAGAAATGGTTGGTGTTTCAAAACCTAATTCATTAGACATACAAAACCCACCGGTTGGGAGATACAAAGGTTGTGGAAAAGATAAGCGTCTCATGAGTGGAAAAGAGAAAGGAATTTTGGAAAGCAAAAAAAGAAAGATTACTTGCAGTAATTGTGGATCACATGAACACAATTGCAG TTGTGATTATATActgtaa
- the LOC139886677 gene encoding uncharacterized protein: MAKSEHSLIKKSSSAEKHVPAYKKAPAKTTGKRKHQSVTNAVDNPKQKHKVKDVPSDDEVESKLPALRLRTTPAQFAKVMCSLTPEKKVCVTRLGFRSLIGFNIDQLPGNLVYYVVDNFDGDEMIIKTQKRNIKVDSQAVHDVFGLEDVGTDIDTLELKLGSLFVQNWLNQFPPPPFVTRSSSLCSKILTSTEVDSIFQMNFIMLFASTMVSCERNGKVSSYVLMRLSDDVDISSINWSMFLLSSLKYSKNGWNRNDPNCFYTGAATFLTLLYLDRTKFDSFPVVRGRPVFKNWKGAIAVRAKKEAELRSFGLLELSDEYDEEAENGEGFLKLEDEDKADMCAIGGYCEVIEEKFKLVNDLKHFLSRTIRESLSKYPDEKILISYEKKLNEVFKMDVCDVKTDDEMEDESEGKDDDDVNNDESEGKDDDDEKKAESEGTDDDDDDDDDEKNADSEKKDDECVDVNKVESEKKIDDGQSKADDDVNDEQEVNLDSDDPIVPVVTEVVGPKVAEKDVDKDQNEEEYTSLTQWFNNNVNEEDKYENKEYDEAVKLLDKGKLASSPEVGKMLPKQTAVQSKKFCKKTIKKDRTIVLRSAYINKLTVVSDILTNSALILAMELFSMKLSPSETVFESRKGSMIHHLSLESLCPDVYAEASVIDLWSFILNEEQKYRGQSSPSRFFFPSSIIYSYLYDNKNMKKEDKLMIIKESANAWFRFFPKLASLRKVDLVFFPICRHGHFFVLVIDMKVPKLYIPDNSSVVKNYAARYAKVFNLLLYAFAEHLKFHKHPFANQIEKLERIRISLPWKTIDNVVDCGVFAMFHIDMFKARSENEWSDVLVPESAEQKNQLRKLRIRYASKILSHDLNIHAEQMLRNARNFAAFHEKKDYRKVIISAKTIKRCPS; the protein is encoded by the exons ATGGCTAAATCGGAGCATTCTCTAATCAAAAAATCGTCGTCGGCTGAAAAGCATGTTCCGGCTTATAAAAAAGCTCCGGCCAAAACTACTG GTAAAAGAAAACACCAGTCTGTTACCAATGCCGTTGATAATCCCAAACAGAAACACAAAGTTAAGGATGTTCCTTCTGATGATGAAGTTGAGTCTAAGCTACCTGCTCTTAGGCTAAGGACAACACCGGCGCAGTTTGCAAAGGTGATGTGTTCGTTGACCCCCGAAAAAAAAGTTTGTGTCACGAGACTTGGGTTTCGTTCTTTAATTGGGTTTAATATAGACCAATTGCCGGGTAATCTTGTTTACTATGTTGTTGACAATTTCGATGGTGATGAGATGATAATAAAGACTCAAAAAAGAAACATTAAGGTTGATTCCCAAGCTGTCCACGATGTGTTTGGACTCGAAGATGTTGGTACTGATATAGACACCTTGGAACTCAAGCTTGGTAGTCTTTTTGTTCAAAATTGGTTGAATCAGTTTCCACCACCCCCGTTTGTCACCCGTTCATCTTCACTGTGTTCTAAGATCCTGACCTCAACGGAAGTTGATAGTATCTTTCAGATGAACTTTATCATGTTGTTTGCAAGCACGATGGTGTCATGTGAAAGAAATGGGAAAGTGAGTTCGTATGTGCTGATGAGGTTGTCTGACGATGTTGATATTTCAAGTATCAACTGGTCCATGTTTCTTCTTTCTTCATTGAAATATAGCAAAAATGGATGGAACAGaaatgatcccaactgtttctacaCCGGTGCTGCTACTTTTCTCACC CTGCTCTATCTCGACCGTACAAAGTTTGATTCTTTTCCTGTTGTTCGTGGGCGTCCAGTTTTCAAGAACTGGAAAGGAGCCATTGCGGTTCGTGCAAAGAAAGAGGCTGAGCTCAGATCATTTGGGCTGTTGGAACTTTCAGATGAATATGACGAAGAAGCAGAAAATGGGGAGGGTTTTCTCAAACTTGAAGATGAGGATAAGGCTGATATGTGTGCGATTGGg GGTTATTGTGAAGTTATCGAGGAGAAGTTTAAATTGGTCAATGATTTGAAGCATTTTTTATCACGGACAATACGTGAAAGTTTGTCCAAGTACCCAGATGAGAAGATATTGATATCTTATGAAAAGAAGTTGAACGAAGTCTTTAAAATGGATGTGTGTGATGTGAAGACTGACGATGAGATGGAGGATGAGTCAGAGGGAAAAGACGATGATGATGTCAACAATGATGAGTCAGAGGGAAAAGACGATGATGATGAGAAGAAGGCTGAGTCAGAGGGaactgacgatgatgatgatgacgatgatgatgagaaGAATGCTGAttcggagaaaaaagatgatgaatgtGTTGATGTAAACAAGGTTGAGTCTGAGAAAAAGATTGATGATGGGCAATCCAAGGCTGATGATGATGTGAATGATGAGCAAGAAGTTAATCTTGATTCCGATGATCCAATTGTTCCAGTTGTGACAGAAGTTGTAGGTCCAAAGGTTGCTGAGAAAGATGTTgacaaagatcaaaatgaagaagaGTACACATCTTTgacacaatggtttaacaacaacgTTAATGAG GAGGATAAATATGAGAACAAGGAGTATGATGAAGCTGTGAAATTGTTAGACAAGGGCAAGTTGGCAAGCAGCCCTGAAGTTGGAAAAATGTTACCGAAACAAACGGCTGTCCAGTCAAAGAAATTTTGTAAAAAAACTATAAAGAAAGATCGGACAATCGTTCTTAGATCTGCTTATATCAACAAGCTGACTGTTGTGTCTGACATTCTGACAAACTCTGCGCTTATTTTGGCTATGGAATTATTTTCGATGAAGCTTAGCCCTTC TGAGACTGTTTTTGAATCAAGAAAAGGCAGCATGATACACCATCTTAGTTTGGAATCACTTTGCCCCGATGTTTATGCTGAGGCTAGTGTAATTGATTTATGGAGCTTTATACTGAACGAAGAGCAAAAGTACAGAGGACAATCTAGCCCGTCTAGGTTTTTTTTCCCTTCTTCAATCATT TATTCTTACTTGTATGACAACAAGAACATGAAAAAGGAAGATAAGCTGATGATAATCAAAGAAAGTGCTAATGCTTGGTTTCGATTTTTTCCAAAGCTTGCGTCACTCCGAAAAGTTGATCTT GTATTTTTCCCAATCTGCAGACATGGGCATTTCTTTGTCTTGGTGATTGACATGAAAGTTCCCAAGCTCTACATACCTGACAACTCTTCGGTAGTTAAAAACTATGCTGCAAGATACGCCAAAGTTTTCAATCTTTtg CTATATGCTTTTGCTGAACATCTGAAATTTCATAAGCATCCTTTTGCAAATCAAATTGAAAAATTGGAACGAATTAGGATTTCGCTGCCATGGAAAACAATAGATAATGTTGTGGATTGTGGCGTATTTGCTATGTTCCACATTGACATGTTTAAAGCAAGATCAGAGAATGAGTGGTCTGATGTATTGGTACCTGAGTCGGCTGAACAAAAGAATCAGCTACGGAAGCTGAGGATTCGCTATGCATCGAAGATTTTGTCGCATGATCTAAACATACATGCTGAGCAGATGTTAAGAAATGCAAGAAATTTTGCCGCATTCCATGAAAAGAAAGATTATAGGAAGGTTATCATTTCTGCAAAAACAATCAAGAGGTGTCCGAGTTGA